The nucleotide window AGCCACCCTTGCCCACTTGTGCACCAACTCCTGCTTCCCGGAGCTGTGAGCCGTGGGGCAGCCACGGGGGAGCGTCGGGTTTCCcttcggcgggggggggggggggggggggggcggggggggcaggagaagcgcgggagctggggggtggcCGGCCCGGCCGTGGGGCAGCCCTCGCCCTGCTCTTATTCTGAAAGGAGCCTCCGTGCAGCCGACGGCCCATCGCCCTCCCCGCCTCGGCCCCCCCTTGTCCGCCTCCTCTCCCCGCCTCCCGCTCCCCGCAGGCCCGGCCCCGCTGTGACCCCCGGCCGCGGGAGGTCCCGGCCCGCCCCGTCTCATCCCGTCCCATCCCGCAGTCGGGCGACAGACgaggcagaaaaaaaacacactgctacaggctcggggggggggggcgggggggctcggcTCCCTCGggtcttgtttctttttcaatccTGGGCAGTTTGCACTCAGGAGCAGGGGGGGTCCCGTCTGGGCATCCATCCGGTGGAGCGCTCACTTCACTTTCTGGAAAACCTGGACACAGACCTCATCTTCAGCGGTCATGcgctgggaaaaaggaggggCGCAAGAGGAGGTTAGGCTggatccctgcctgccctcccggTGCTGGCTGGAGTCATAGCCCCATGCTGCTGCCCCTTCCCGACCCTTCCAAAGGCCCGGTGGGTCAGGCTGCGGGGCAGGGAAGGGCCAGCGCCTTTGTTGAGCTGTGTTAACTTTTAAACCCTGGAGGCGGATGTTTGTGTGAAGTGCTGGCTGCCCCCGAGGAGCCGGGGCTGAAGTCTTAGAGGAACTGGAAGGAAGCTGCGAAGCTGGCTCACAGCCCGCAGCGCCCGCActgggtgtgtgtgtcccccccccagctcactGTGACTGGGATTTAGCACGCTGCGCCAGACCCCTCCTCACCAGATGCAGCTGGTCCCCCTCCAGCCAGTGCCTCCAGCCTCGGTTCCTCTTCTCTCCTAGCTGCTCACACACCAGCTGATCCCCCTCCCAGGAGACGGTTGtctgaaaagaaagcaggagAGGGGAAGACACGGTCCCAAGACAAGAGGGTGCTGGCAATACAGATTTCCAGCGATGACAGACTGTTCCTCTCagacacattttcaaatgcagtCCCTGATCTGGTGTCTCTGGTGCCTCGTTGGGACTGATGCTCTCCATGGGAGGTGAATGACCCTCTGGCTTCCAAGTGCTACTGCCAAGTGGGCTGACGTTCTGTCTTTTCAGGGCTTTGCTCCAGAGGATAGCACCCTCTGGGTCCCAAAGCACTGGGTTTCTGGCTGTTGGTGCTCATACCCTTTGCTGTGAGTGATTTACTTGCAGAACCACTTAttcctggacctgctggggcACGCCAACTCTGGGGCTGGGCTCTCATGTGGTTCATGAAACAAAAGCTAATCAAGTCCCTGAACTTCTAGTGTAGCCCCGTCCGATGCCAAACTGCACCCACCATTTGGGCTTCTCACCTGGCACTTGCGTCCATCCACGGGTCCCAGGTCTTCCTCAAACTGGACTCCCAGGTCAAAATCCATAACATAGTCCCGCAGGGAGGTGATGGTGCGGATGACCATGTGATCTCCCGTGTGGATGATCTCTTTATCGGGCTTCAGGAGGCAAACCAGTTTTCGCAGGACCACATTGATATCTGGAGGATGAGAGGGAGGGGAGATCTGTGGGCGACCTGGGCACCCCCTCTAGCAGCATCTCCGCGGAGCTCCTCCGCTTTTGGCCAGGGAGCCCCAGCCGTGATATCTCCTCCCCACTTCCACCACAGCACAAAAGTGATGAGCACAGACAGAAGGACCAGGGGGTTCCCAaaccccttcctccccttcccgATTTCTGACATTTTTGGAGACAGAACGGAGCGAAAGGGGAGGAAGGAGCGGGTTGAGGAGGCGGGAGTTACCTAAAGCGCGCAAGTAATTGTCCATGTTCTCCTGGGAGACGAAGCGGTAGTAGCCGGTGAGGTTGGGAGGCATCCCGGGGCGGAGGGACGGGGCCGGCTGCGCGGAGGAGAGCGGGCAAGGAGCGGGAGAGGCGCGGGGCTGGGACCCAGCTCGCTCGCCGGGCGGGCCGGTGCCCTCCCCGCGGTGGGTGGAGGTCTGGGGGGCAGCCCGGCTCCCGGACTACCCGCCGCAGTAAGAGTCCCCGCGTCGGGGGGTGCGGAAAAGGCAGGGCCTGCCCCCGCTTCCAGCGCCTCCACCTCGGCTCGGGGGCGGGGGCGTGAGAGCAGCAGGGCACCTCCTCACCCTCCGCCTCTTCGGGGGCTGCTTGGGTTAAACTCTCGGCTGCCAACCAGCGCCatcacagccccccccaccccgccggccCTTTCTCACACCGTGGGGCCGGTAGCTGCGAGCTTCTTCACAGCGGTGCCCCGGCCCGGCCAAGCCGTCGAGGAGACCCGGCGACGGCTGGACGGCGGCGGGCTCCGGAGGCGGGTCCCGGCACCCACGCCCCCACCGCCCCATCCCCTCCCGCATCCCCCAGCGCCTGCGAGGACGCTTCCACGGTTTTGAAGCCCCCCGCAAAGGCCAGGCCAGGCCCCGCCGCACCCCGCCCCCGAGCCCTCGCCCCTCTCCCGGATTGCAGTGAGAAGGAAAACAGCGGCCGCACCGCACCGCGtacccgtgtcccccccccccgccgcaccTGGCGCGGCGGCCCCTCGCCATTGGCTACCGGCCCCGaaccggcccccgccgcgcccgtGACGTCATGCTGCagtggcggggcggggccgcgctggCGGAGGTACCGCGCCGTCCccgcgcgctgccgccgccgccgcgggagcgAGGGCGTGGGCAGGGCCCGGTCAGTAGCCCCGGGCGGGCCGGGACTCGCCACCGCGATGGGCGACCCTCGGCCCCGCGCCGTCGCCGCCGCCgtcctcctgcctctgctctgcctctgcgccgcgctgcccgccggcgCCTCCAACAAAGGTGAGCGCGGGCAcggggccggtgccggtgccgggcggcggcggggcccttCGCTGGGACCCTCCGGTCGCGGCGGGGCTCGTCCAtccgcccccgcggcggcggtgCGGCTCCGCGCTGCCCGTCGCCTTCATCCCGCTCGGTTTTATCGGGGATGTCCGCGGTCCCCGGCGGCTCCGGCTCCCGTTGCCCCTCCGGGCGCCCTCGTCCCAGCCCTTCTCTCTACTTTCTCCATCTGCCTCCTGCCACCGCTTTTTTCTCCgtgctttcctctcttttccaccctTTTTCCCACCGTCTTTCCCCT belongs to Strix uralensis isolate ZFMK-TIS-50842 chromosome 2, bStrUra1, whole genome shotgun sequence and includes:
- the RBP5 gene encoding retinol-binding protein 5, with protein sequence MPPNLTGYYRFVSQENMDNYLRALDINVVLRKLVCLLKPDKEIIHTGDHMVIRTITSLRDYVMDFDLGVQFEEDLGPVDGRKCQTTVSWEGDQLVCEQLGEKRNRGWRHWLEGDQLHLRMTAEDEVCVQVFQKVK